From a single Rhodococcus qingshengii JCM 15477 genomic region:
- a CDS encoding TetR family transcriptional regulator: MTEFENAVLIGASIRQARRHSGLSLRELARRLDVSPATLSAVETGKTRVSVDRLAAIGGILGVRFDALLPAAIVRPPEQPRWGGDDADPDAHFRPNEWRRFGPSSFDPVLAAALAEMVKTGYHGAAMREIAKRAQMSVPGLYHHYSSKQQMLAEILDLTMAELNTRSLAAIDEGESPSERLAFLVECVTLFHIYRRDQGFLGASEMRSLTAENRLRITESRNYQQWLMTKQVDDGIAAGVFGTDRPRQAARAIVVMCVSVAQWYRPSGPQTPEEIARDYARFALDLVRLQRP, translated from the coding sequence GTGACCGAATTCGAGAATGCCGTCCTGATCGGAGCGTCGATCCGGCAAGCGCGGCGTCACAGCGGGCTCTCGCTGCGTGAATTGGCCAGGCGTCTCGATGTCAGCCCGGCTACCCTCAGCGCTGTCGAGACCGGAAAGACCAGAGTCAGCGTCGACCGGTTGGCGGCAATCGGCGGGATTCTCGGAGTGCGTTTCGACGCTCTGCTCCCGGCTGCGATAGTGCGTCCGCCGGAACAGCCGCGATGGGGAGGCGACGACGCCGACCCGGACGCACATTTTCGCCCGAACGAGTGGCGAAGGTTCGGTCCGAGTTCGTTCGATCCGGTGTTGGCTGCAGCGCTCGCGGAGATGGTGAAGACCGGATATCACGGCGCTGCGATGCGTGAGATCGCCAAACGTGCGCAGATGAGTGTTCCGGGTCTGTATCACCACTATTCCAGCAAGCAACAGATGTTGGCCGAAATTCTCGACCTCACCATGGCTGAACTGAACACGAGATCGTTGGCGGCTATCGACGAGGGCGAAAGTCCCTCCGAAAGGCTGGCTTTCCTCGTCGAATGTGTGACCTTGTTCCATATCTATCGGCGTGATCAAGGATTCCTCGGCGCCAGCGAAATGCGCAGTCTCACAGCCGAGAACAGGTTGCGCATCACGGAATCACGCAACTACCAGCAATGGTTGATGACGAAGCAGGTGGACGACGGAATCGCTGCCGGTGTGTTCGGGACGGATCGGCCGCGACAGGCCGCGCGTGCAATAGTCGTGATGTGTGTCTCTGTCGCGCAATGGTATCGGCCGAGCGGACCACAAACGCCCGAGGAAATTGCACGCGACTACGCGCGTTTTGCACTGGATCTGGTGCGCCTTCAGCGACCGTGA
- a CDS encoding class I adenylate-forming enzyme family protein, protein MTYEDRPWLALYRNDVPPDIDVEHPTMLEMLAAAVRSDPDATAVKYFDGQLSFAELDQQSDALARALRAGGLVKGDRVALFLQNVPQFVLALAGIWKAGGVAVSINPMSRERELGYQLEDSGAAVLIALEGLYESVGRNVVSDSPVRRVITTSELEYQSRNDPRIFDGIVKKDLGTDDLATLIDEHRLGDPITTDAAPEDIAVLTYTSGTTGPPKGAMTSHANMTFNAQVYRDWLELTPKDTVLGVAPLFHITGLIGHIAVSVLARMPLVLAYRFHPEVMLDAIREHQPTFTVGAITAFTALLNTPGCAPEDFTSIRLLYSGGAPISPTAAEAVRAMTGAALHNIYGLTETTSPTHAVPVGADTPVDPTSGALSVGVPVPNTVVRIEDEGGAILPIGEIGELVVRGPQVVRGYWNKPEESASAIRDGWFHTGDVGFMDEAGWFYVVDRKKDMIIASGYKVWPREVEDVLAEHPAVREAAVVGIADEYRGETVKAFVSLVAGASVTPEDLIDHCKQRMAAYKYPRSVVLVEELPKTVTGKILRRELRTIS, encoded by the coding sequence ATGACATACGAAGATCGCCCTTGGTTGGCGTTGTACCGCAACGACGTTCCCCCCGACATCGACGTCGAGCACCCCACGATGCTCGAAATGTTGGCAGCGGCGGTCCGCTCTGATCCGGACGCCACGGCTGTGAAGTACTTCGACGGTCAACTCAGTTTCGCCGAACTGGATCAGCAGAGTGACGCCCTGGCCCGAGCACTCCGAGCCGGTGGACTGGTGAAGGGTGACCGCGTCGCTCTGTTCCTCCAGAACGTTCCGCAGTTCGTGCTTGCGCTCGCCGGAATCTGGAAAGCCGGCGGCGTCGCAGTCTCGATCAATCCCATGAGCCGTGAACGAGAACTGGGATACCAACTCGAAGATTCCGGAGCAGCGGTTCTGATCGCTCTCGAGGGGCTCTACGAGTCCGTCGGCCGCAATGTCGTCTCCGACTCGCCGGTCAGGCGAGTTATCACCACCTCGGAACTCGAGTACCAAAGTCGCAACGATCCGAGGATTTTCGACGGAATCGTCAAGAAGGATCTCGGTACCGACGATCTTGCGACGCTGATCGACGAACATCGTCTCGGCGATCCGATCACCACTGACGCTGCACCGGAAGACATTGCGGTACTGACGTATACGTCGGGAACCACGGGTCCGCCGAAGGGAGCGATGACCTCTCACGCGAATATGACCTTCAACGCCCAGGTCTACCGGGACTGGCTGGAGCTCACCCCGAAAGACACGGTTCTCGGAGTTGCACCGCTCTTCCACATCACGGGGTTGATCGGTCACATCGCGGTGTCCGTCCTGGCGAGAATGCCGCTGGTGCTTGCCTATCGCTTCCACCCCGAGGTGATGCTCGACGCGATTCGTGAGCACCAACCGACATTCACAGTCGGCGCCATCACTGCTTTTACGGCACTGCTCAACACTCCGGGTTGCGCGCCGGAAGACTTCACCTCCATACGGTTGCTCTACTCCGGCGGCGCACCCATCTCGCCGACTGCCGCCGAGGCCGTCCGCGCCATGACCGGTGCTGCGCTGCACAACATCTACGGGCTGACCGAGACCACGTCGCCGACCCATGCCGTTCCCGTTGGTGCGGATACGCCGGTCGACCCCACATCCGGAGCACTGTCTGTCGGCGTTCCCGTACCCAACACCGTGGTCCGCATCGAAGACGAGGGCGGTGCGATCCTGCCGATCGGAGAGATCGGCGAACTGGTCGTCCGAGGTCCACAGGTGGTGCGCGGTTACTGGAACAAGCCGGAGGAGAGTGCGTCGGCCATTCGCGACGGGTGGTTCCACACCGGCGACGTGGGGTTCATGGACGAAGCCGGCTGGTTCTACGTCGTCGACCGTAAGAAGGACATGATCATCGCGTCCGGCTACAAGGTGTGGCCACGCGAGGTCGAGGACGTTCTTGCCGAGCACCCCGCAGTCCGTGAGGCGGCAGTCGTCGGGATCGCCGACGAATACCGCGGTGAGACGGTGAAGGCGTTTGTCAGCCTCGTCGCGGGGGCGTCCGTCACCCCGGAAGATCTGATCGATCACTGCAAGCAGCGGATGGCGGCGTACAAGTACCCACGCTCCGTGGTGCTGGTGGAGGAACTGCCCAAGACCGTCACCGGCAAGATACTGCGACGGGAACTGCGCACGATCTCTTGA
- a CDS encoding cyclase family protein codes for MTEAPYLGELLRDAPSNWGKWGESDEVGSLNYLDAGQVLRGVGTIKQGSVFTLQRLIGDPKGDPVWPGRSPAERTQIFDESSWDGDDAPNFPGGLHYADDKIDAFLQGSTQYDALGHVWYDGALWNGYSADTTVGGLEKASVEPIADRGVVGRAVLLDMAKFRGKENLDKAETFTHHDLLACAEAQGVTIEKRDILVIRTNFLKLFFDQGEAFYEGFCEPGLIYSPELVQWFQDMEIPNLVTDTIANEVTTDPENGVALVLHNALMRNLGVVFTEICDLEKLAADCAADGQYTFLYVAAPLKVAKASGSPVNPVAIK; via the coding sequence ATGACCGAGGCGCCATATCTTGGAGAACTCCTGCGCGACGCACCCAGCAACTGGGGCAAGTGGGGAGAGTCCGACGAGGTCGGTTCACTGAACTACCTCGACGCCGGACAGGTGCTTCGTGGCGTCGGAACCATCAAGCAGGGTTCCGTGTTCACACTCCAACGTCTTATCGGCGATCCCAAGGGTGATCCGGTCTGGCCGGGCCGGAGCCCCGCCGAGCGCACACAGATCTTCGACGAGAGCAGCTGGGACGGCGACGACGCACCCAACTTCCCCGGCGGCCTGCATTACGCGGACGACAAGATCGACGCGTTCCTGCAGGGTTCGACGCAGTACGACGCGCTCGGACACGTCTGGTACGACGGCGCCCTGTGGAACGGATACTCCGCTGACACGACAGTCGGCGGCCTCGAGAAGGCCAGCGTCGAACCGATTGCCGACCGTGGCGTCGTCGGACGCGCAGTACTTCTCGACATGGCAAAGTTCCGCGGCAAGGAAAACCTCGACAAGGCCGAAACATTCACGCACCATGATCTTTTGGCCTGCGCCGAAGCGCAGGGCGTCACCATCGAGAAGCGTGACATCCTCGTCATCCGCACCAACTTCCTCAAGCTGTTCTTCGACCAGGGCGAAGCCTTCTACGAGGGCTTCTGCGAGCCCGGCCTGATCTACAGCCCCGAACTCGTCCAGTGGTTCCAGGACATGGAGATCCCCAACCTTGTCACTGACACCATTGCCAACGAGGTCACCACCGACCCCGAAAACGGTGTGGCACTGGTTCTCCACAACGCATTGATGCGCAACCTCGGAGTGGTGTTCACCGAGATCTGCGATCTGGAGAAGTTGGCCGCGGACTGCGCGGCCGACGGCCAGTACACGTTCCTGTACGTCGCCGCGCCACTCAAGGTCGCAAAGGCCAGCGGCTCTCCCGTGAATCCGGTTGCCATCAAATGA